The region GAACAGGCCCAGCAAATTGATCTCGCCGCCGGCATAGGGCACCAAGGGGTCTTCAGTCCCGTTCATGATCATCACCGAGGTGGCTTCATGCGCCGCCGGCTTGCATTGGAAGTTCTGCGGCGCCGGTATGTTGGCAACCACGGCGGCCACCGCCTTGTAGCGGCTCGGCTGCTCCAACGCCAGGCGCATCGCCATCGAGCCGCCGTTGGAAACGCCGGCCGCAAACACACGCGCCGGGTCGAGCACCAGCTCGGCGACCAATTTGTCGACCAGGGCGGCCAAGAAGCCCACGTCGTCGCCGCGGACGCCGTTCAGTTCCTTGTCACCGATGCGGCTGCAGTCGTTCCAGTCAGAGGCGTAGGCCTTGGGGTAGACGAGGGCGAAGCCATGCTGGTCGGCCAGGCGTTCAAACGCGTAGCCGGTGCCGACGCGGATCTGGCCGGGGCCTTCACCCGAGCCATGCATCACCAAGACCAGCGGCGCGCCCTTGGGCAGGTCCTTGGGTATATAGGTTCGGTAGCTGCGCTTCACGCCGGCCACTTCGATGGTGGCCTTGGTCAAGCTGCCGGACAGTTGCGGCAATTCGGGATCGGGTGTGTAGAGGAAGTAGGCGAACAGGCTGGCCAGCACGGCCAGCAGCGCAGTCAGGGCCAAGAAGCCTCGCAGCAGGAAACGCAGAACTTTTTTCATGACAAGGCTCTCTGTGGAGTAAGGGGCCGACTGTGCCCTGCCAGTGGGCGCGCGGCCAAGCCATGCCGGATCGGAGACGCAATTACAGGGATGAGTGACGCCCGGCCAAGACCAGCGGCGCCTGCGGCCGCTGATCCGCGGGCCGCGCCATCTTGGCGCCACTCGTCCGGCAGCACCGTGGCTGAAAACCCGCGCTTCGTGGCTCGTCGGGGCGGCTGTGTATGCGTCGGGCCTGCTCAACACAATGGCACCGTCTTCCCGAATTCCTGCATTTCGCAGCGCCGGCTTGTTCTTGCTGTCGCAGCTTCAAGCCCCTCACAACACCGCAGCACTGCCATGACGACTCAAAACTCTCAAGCCCGCACACCCGGTTCAATCAATAGTGTTTTGGCCAGCTTGGCGCTGGCGACGGCGCTTGGTTCCGCCCATGCGGCCGTCTTCAAAGACGCGCAACTGGAGGCCTTGCAAGACGCAGGCAAGTTCAGCGAACTGGAGCAACTGGCCCAGGCTCGCCTGAAGGTCAATGCCGCCGATGCCGAAGCCAGTGCGGCCTTGGCCCTGGCGCTGAGCTTCAGCGATGCCGGTGACGCCAAGAGGCTTGAGGCCGGCGCCAAGCAGGCCAAGCTGTGTGTGGACCAGCACCCGAATGTGGCGGTTTGCCATCTGGCGACGGCGCAGAACCTCGGCCTGCAGATGCTCAGCCTGGGCATGTTCAAGGCCATGCGCATGCTGGACAGCTTGAAGGCGGCCTGGATCCGCACGCTGGAGCTGGACCCGGGCAGCTTCACCGGCCGGGTGCAACTGGCCAAGCTCTATCTGACCGTGCCCGGCATGATGGGCGGCAGCGTCAGCAAGGCCAAAGACTTGGAAGCCGCCGTGCGTACCAGCCAGCCCGAAACGGCGCGCCTGATCCGCGCTTTCATTGCCGGTGAGGCCAAGCAGTGGGGCGAGATGGAGCGGGAGTTGGCAGGGCTTAAGCCCGGCAAGGAGTCCGCCATGCAAGATGAGGTCCGCGAAGCCACGATGCAATTGGCGCTGACGTTTTTGAAAGATGGCAAAGATTTGGCCAAGGCTAAGAGCTTGTACGAGGGCCTGATTCGTGATCAGCCCAGCAAGGCCAGTGGCTATTACGGGCTGGCGCGTGTCCATGCCGCCCAAGGTCAAACCGAGGAGGCGATTCGCAGCCTGGAGCGCGCCAAGACGCTGAGCGGTGCCGAGGACTATCCCATAGACCACCGTCTGGGTGACGCCTATCTGGCCAAGGGTGACAAGGTGCAGGCCAAGGCGGCCTACGAGCGCTTCATCGCCAACAAGCGCGCGAACCCGGCCAATGTCGACGATGCCCGCAAGAGCCTGGCCAAGCTCGGCTAAAGGAGGAATGAAGATGATCGACCAAGACCTTCCCGTTTGGCGCCTGAACCTGCTGCGCGCTTTCTACTTGCTGATCACCGTGGGGCTGGCGCTCAGCTGGGGACCGGTCATGCGGCAGTACAGCGAGCAATGGGCGCAGCGCAGTGGCGTGTTGGCGGCGATGTTGCTCGGCCTGGCCATGCTCTGTGTCTGGGGGCTGCGCTATCCGCTGCAGATGCTGCCGCTGCTGATCTATGAGCTGGTCTGGAAGGCGCTGTGGTTGCTGGTGATTGCCTACCCGCTGTGGCGGGGTGGGGCGATGACGCCGAATGTGCAAGAGACCGCTTTTGCCTGCTTGATGGGCATAGTGCTGACGCCGTTGGTGCTGCCATGGCGCTATATCGCCCACCATTACTTCAGCAAGCCCGCGCAGCGTTGGCGTTAGGTCGGGGCCTTCTTTGTTTTCTTGGCCAGGCTGTCCGTCGCCGCCTCCCTCACAGGCGCTGCACCAGCTCCCCGCCATTCACTCGAGTATTCTGCCGTGATGCCATCCTCTACAAACGCTCCAATCAGTGTTCTGCCGCTGTCCTTCAATTGGCGAGCTCTGTTCGGTTGGCGCCGTGTGCGCACGGTCGCCACGATCTGTATCTTGCTGACTTTTCTGCTCAATCTCACGTACTCGAACTTCACGTTTCGCCTGCCCCTGCGGGTGTTTGTCACCGGCCTGGTGGTGCTCTTGGCCTTTGGCTTGTTCGAGCAATGGCCTCGTCGATTGCCCAAGTGGCTGGCGCGCTGGGCCTTGCAGGTGCTGGCTGTTGGCTTGGTGGTGCCGGTCTCGGTCTTTCTGTTTTACAAGCTGGGCACGGCGGCGGGCGCCCCGGAATTTTGGGATGAACCGCAGCGCCTGATGGGCTTCATGACCATGACGTTTTCCGGCACGCTTTTGGCGCCCTGGGTGGCTTTGACCGCGCTGCTGCGCCAGCGTGAGGCCAAGGTGGAAAAGCAGGCGATTGACTTCGATCTGGAGCGCAGCGAGCTGGCCCGTCAGGCGCTGGACGCCCGCATGCGCCTGCTCACGGCTCAGGCACAGCCGCACTTTTTGTTCAACACCCTGGCCAATGTGCAGGCCCTGGTGGAGGCGGGTTCACCGCGCGCGCCGCAACTGCTGCAAAGCCTCACGGACTATTTGCGCGCCGCCGTGCCGCGCCTGGACGGCTCGGCCAACACGCTGGGTCAGGAACTGGAGCTGGTGCGGGCCTATCTGGAGCTGATGCAGATGCGCATGCCGGATCGCCTGGCCTTTGCGTTGCACATCGGCGCCGGCGTGCATCTGCTGCGCTGCCCGCCGATGAGCTTGCTGACCCTGGTGGAGAATGCCGTGCAGCACGGCATTGACCCGAGCGAAGAGGGCGGCCGTATCGATGTGTATGCGGAGCTGCTGGACGCTGGCCGTTGCCGCCTGCGCGTGGTGGACACCGGTGTGGGCCTGCAGGCCACCGGCGGCGGCCTAGGCACCGGCCTGGCGGCGCTGCGTGAACGCCTGCACTGGGCCTACGGGGGCACGGCCAGTTTGGAGCTGCGCGAGGTGGAACCGCATGGGGTGCAAGTGACGATTGAATTTAGTGAGCCCAAGCCATGAGCCTGACCGCCCCGACCGCACTGATTGCCGATGATGAGCCGCTGTTGCGCGAGATCCTCGAGGCCCGCCTGGCCGCCACCTGGCCCGAGCTGCAAATCGTCGCGCAAGCCCGCAATGGCCGCCAGGCGATCGAGATGTTCGAGCAGCATCAACCGACGATCTGTTTTCTCGATGTGCATATGCCGGGCTTGAGCGGCGTGGAGGTGGCCCGCCATATCGGCAAACGCGCGCACTTGGTCTTCGTCACCGCTTTTGACCAATATGCCTTGGAGGCTTTTGAGCATGGCGTGCTCGACTATCTGGTCAAGCCGGTCACCGCGGCGCGCTTGAGCGAAACGGTAGCGCGCCTGAAGGCTCGCTTGCAACAGGCCCAGCCCGCCGTGCATTCAGAAGCCTTGCTGACGCAATTGGCCGAGCGGCTCAAGCTCGACAAGCCCGAAACCCTGCGCTGGGTGCGCGCCAGCGTGGGCGCCTCGCTGCGCATGATTCCGGTCGATGACATCGATTACTTGAAGAGCGATAGCAAATACACCTTGGTCGCCTACCGCGACGAAGGCCAGGTGGCGGAAGCCCTGATCCGCATGCCGCTGAAGGATTTGCTGACCCAGCTTGACCCCCATCAGTTCGCCCAGGTGCACCGCTCGGTGGTGGTCAATCTGCGCGCGATACGCCGCGTCACCCGGGGCGAGAACGAGACCGCCGACATTGAGCTCAAAGGCCGCAGCGAGCGCCTGCCGGTGAGCCGCAGTTATTTGTCTCTGTTCAAAGAGATGTAGGCGGCAGGAAGGCAGGCCTTGCCAGGAGAGCGGCAAAGCCTTGCCGGTCACCTGGGCGTATGGCGGAGCTGCCGGGTTCAGCTGATCTTGAAGCTGCTCACTACCTCGCTGAGGTGGGCGGCCTGATCCTTCAGGCTCTCGGCGGCAGCGGCGGACTGCTCGACCAGCGCGGCGTTCTGCTGCGTCATCTGGTCCAGCTGCGAGATGGCCAGATTGATCTCGTCGATGCCGCGGCTCTGCTCGGCCGCGGCGGCGCTGATGTCGGCAATGATGGTGGTGACACTGGCAACGCTGCCAACGATCTCGTCCATGGTGCTGCCCGCTTGCGCAACCTGTCGGGCGCCTTCCTCCACCCGGTCCACACTGGTGCCGATCAGGCCTTTGATTTCTTTGGCCGCTTCCGCGCTGCGCTGCGCGAGTGAGCGCACTTCGGACGCCACCACGGCAAATCCACGCCCTTGCTCACCGGCACGGGCTGCTTCAACGGCGGCATTCAAGGCCAGGATATTGGTTTGGAAGGCAATGCCGTCGATGGTGCCGATGATGTCGGCAATGCGCTTAGAGCTATTGCTGATGTCGTTCATGGTGGTCACCACCCGTCCCACCGCGACGCCGCCACGATTGGCAATGTCTGCTGAGGTGCTGGCGTGGCCGCTGGCCGCATTGGCGCTCTCGGTGCTTCGGTGCACCGTTTCGGTCAGGCTTTCCATGGCCGAGGCGGTTTGCTCCAGATTGCTGGCGGTCTGCTCGGTGCGAGCGCTCAGATCCTGGCCGCCGACGGCGATCTCCCGCGAGGCCACTGCGATCGACTCGGCGGTGTGGCGCACATCACGCATCACATCCTCGATCTGGCCGACAAACTGGTTGAAGGCGCGCGAGATTTCGGTCAACTCGTCTTCGCCTTCGGTGCCCAGGCGCTGGGTCAAGTCACCTGAGCCCGAACCAATCTGATCCATGGCATTGCGCACGCTGACCAAGCGCGCCAGCAGGGCCCGGACCAGCAAGGTGGCCAGAAAAGCCGCTGCCGCCACGACCAGAATCAGGCCGATGCTGGCGTTGCGCAGCAATTGCGAGAGCGCCTTCAAGGCCTCCGTCTGCTCGGCAGCGGTCACCAGGGTCCAGTCGGTGTCGCCGACCGGCGAGAACTTCAGAAAGAAGTCCTGCTCGCCAATGCGCAAGATGGGCAGGGCGTCGGCCTGTGCCTTGCCCGCCATCAAAGCTTCGATGCCCGGCGCCACCTCGTTGGCGGGCTTCAGCGCGAGCTCGGCCTTGGGGTGGGCGACGACCTTGCCGCTTTTGTCGATCAAGAAGGCAAAGCCGCTGGGTGTGGGTTTGACCTTGGCCAGATCGGCCACCACCTCATCCAAAGGCACATCCGAGCCGGCCACGCCTTTCAAGTCGCCGCCTTCGCGGATCGGCGCGGCGAAGGTCACCACCAGCTTCTTGGTGGAAGCGGCGATGTAGGGCGAGGTCAGCACCGGCTTGTCGGAGCCGGCGGCCAGCTTGTACCAGGGGCGGGCGGTGGGGTCGTAGTCGGCGGCGCGTTTGCGGTCGGGCACCGACACCATGCGTTTGTCGGCCGCACCCAGATAGGCCAGGTCCAGCACGCCGGCGCTCAGCGCTTGTTGCAAAGCCGGGCCGGGGTCGCTGGCCTGCAAAGCGGGGGCCAGGGAGGCGACGATATTCTTTTGTGAGCGTACCCAGATCGAGATCATGTCCGCATGGGTGCGGCCTTGCTCGCTGAGCTGTTCGTCAATCTGCTGCAGCACGGTGGCTTTCACCGTTTGGTAGCTGATCGTCGTGGCCAGGGCGATGGCGACAAACACGATACCGATACAGGCCGCAATCAAGCGGGACTTGATGGTCTTCAGCATGGGCAGCTCCGGCAGACAAGGCGGTCGGGCCATGATAGGGCGGGCCTGGCGGATCGCATAGCGCAAGCTGGCGTCTGCGCTCTGGGTGTTTCCCCGGCTTGGCTGCGGCGCCTTTCTCAAGCAACGGGCACATGCTCAGCCTTTGCTTTAGTCCGCAGCCAGCTTCGTGGCAGCCCCTGATGTCAGGGGCTTTGGCAGCAGCGATCGCGGCCTTCGGCCTTGGCTTCGTACAGCGCTAAGTCTGCGCGTTTGCACAGCTGCGCGACCGACTCGCCCGGGCGTGCCAGGGCCAGCCCGACCGAATAGGTATAGCCCCGCTCAGGGTGATCGGCCAAGGGGCGTGACTGGCTCACCGAGGCGTGCAGGCGCTCAAGAATGCTGTGAGCCTGGGCTTCGTCGACATCGCCCATCACCAGCATGAATTCCTCGCCGCCAATGCGGCCGCAGCCGTCACCGCGCCGGCTGCTTTGTTGCAGCAGGCGGGAAAAGTCGCGAATCACCGCATCCCCGGCGTCGTGCCCAAAGCTGTCGTTGATGGCTTTGAAGTGGTCCAGGTCCAGCAGCGCCAGGGCCAAGGAGGTTGCACTTTGGTTCAAGGCCGCCACCTGCTGCTCCAACTGCTGCATCACATGGCGGCGATTGCTGATGCCGGTTAAGGGATCGCTCTGGGCCGCACGCAAGGCTTTGTCGCGCTCTTGCCGCAAAGCCCGGTCATCGACCTTCAGCGCCGTGATGTCGCAGGCGCTGCACAGCATCCAGCCATTGGCGTGGGTGGTCTCGCTCATCCAGATCCAGCGCCCATCGCGCAGATCGGCCTCGAAGGATCGAAACGCTTGCTTGCCCCGCCGTGACGCGGCCGCCGCCAACCAGGTTTCTTGATCGTTTGAAGACACCACATTGCCGCAGCCTTTGGCCAGATTGGCGCGCATCAGGTCGATCCAGCGCGTGCGGCCGTCCGGCCGGGTGTCAAAGGCCTGGCAAAAGGCCGGGTTGGCATAGCGCAGCACATCGTCCTGATCGAACAACGCCGTAGGCGCCGGGCTGTCCTCATGCAGCGCCATCAGGTGGCGGGCCAACTCATCGCTCGAGGGGAGTTCCATGCGTGAAGGGGGCGTGTGCGGCACGAAAGGGTGCAAGGAAGATTCTGCGCCGCTTGAGCGGTTTGCGGGGCAATTTGCGCTGAGACGATCAAGCTCAAGCGCACAAGTTCACAGGCTTAAGCCAAATGGCTCGGCGTAGCGGACAAAAAAAGGCAGGAGGCCTCGCGGATCGCGATGCCTCCTGCCCTTGGCAGCGGTTCAATTCAGAGCCGGCTGAATGCGCTCAATTTGCTCAGGCGCTGGCGATGGGGATGTTCACGCTCTTGCCGCTGGCAATGCGCTCTTTCCACTCGGCCGGGCCGGTGCTGTGGGCATTGGTGCCGCTGGCGTCCACCGCCACGGTGACGGGCATGTCCACCACGTCGAACTCGTAAATCGCTTCCATGCCCAGGTCGGCAAAGCCCACCACCGGCGCGGCCTTGATGGCCTTGCTCACCAGGTAGGCGGCGCCGCCCACGGCCATCAGATAAGCACTGCCGTTGTCCTTGATCGCTTCGATGGCAACGGGGCCGCGCTCGGCCTTGCCGACCATGGCGATCAGGCCGGTCTTCTCCAGCATCATGCGGGTGAAGCCGTCCATGCGGGTGGCGGTGGTGGGGCCGGCGGGGCCGACCACTTCTTCGCGCACCGGGTCAACCGGGCCCACGTAGTAAATCACCCGGTTGGCAAAGTCCACCGGCAGCGGCTCGCCCTTGGCTAGCATGTCGGCAATGCGCTTGTGGGCGGCGTCGCGGCCGGTCAGCATCTTGCCGTTCAGCAGCAGGGTGTCGCCGGCTTTCCAGCTGGCAACTTCGGCCTTGTCGAGCTTGTTCAGGTCAACGCGGCGACTCTTGTTGTAGTCGGGCGCCCACTGCACATCGGGCCACAGGTCCAGGCTGGGCGGGGTCATGAAGGCGGGGCCGGAGCCGTCCAGCACGAAGTGGCCGTGGCGGGTGGCGGCACAGTTGGGGATCATGGCCACGGGCTTGCTGGCGGCGTGGGTGGGGTAGGTCTTGATCTTGATGTCCAGCACCGTGGTCAGGCCGCCCAGGCCTTGGGCGCCAATGCCCAGGGCGTTGACCTTTTCGTACAGCTCGATGCGCAGCTCTTCGAGCTTGTTCTGCGGGCCGCGGGCCAGCAGATCGAACATGTCGATGTCTTCCATCAGCGACTCTTTGGCCAGCAGCATGGCCTTCTCGGCGGTGCCGCCGACGCCAATGCCCAGCATGCCCGGCGGGCACCAGCCGGCACCCATCAGAGGCACGGTCTTGAGCACCCAGTCCACCAGGTTGTCGCCCGGGTTCATCATGATGAACTTGCTCTTGTTCTCGCTGCCGCCGCCCTTGGCGGCCACCATCACGTCCACCGTGTTGCCGGGCACGATGCTGACGCTGATGACGGCGGGGGTGTTGTCCTTGGTGTTCTTGCGCTCAAAGATCGGGTCGTTCAGCACCGAGGCGCGCAGCTTGTTGTCGGCGTTGTTATAAGCCTGGCGCACGCCTTCGTTGACGGCGTCTTCCAGCGAACCGGGGAAGCCTTCCCAGCGCACATTCATGCC is a window of Paucibacter sp. KCTC 42545 DNA encoding:
- a CDS encoding alpha/beta hydrolase family esterase; this translates as MKKVLRFLLRGFLALTALLAVLASLFAYFLYTPDPELPQLSGSLTKATIEVAGVKRSYRTYIPKDLPKGAPLVLVMHGSGEGPGQIRVGTGYAFERLADQHGFALVYPKAYASDWNDCSRIGDKELNGVRGDDVGFLAALVDKLVAELVLDPARVFAAGVSNGGSMAMRLALEQPSRYKAVAAVVANIPAPQNFQCKPAAHEATSVMIMNGTEDPLVPYAGGEINLLGLFYKGGPIISSRASAQYFADWAQLGGAPQSSEKLVAAGVRVEQNRWSPANNSSKSDGKAEVVLVSIHGGGHGLPQPYSQRPRLLGPSPMEPNGPAMIWAFFERQPS
- a CDS encoding tetratricopeptide repeat protein, with the translated sequence MTTQNSQARTPGSINSVLASLALATALGSAHAAVFKDAQLEALQDAGKFSELEQLAQARLKVNAADAEASAALALALSFSDAGDAKRLEAGAKQAKLCVDQHPNVAVCHLATAQNLGLQMLSLGMFKAMRMLDSLKAAWIRTLELDPGSFTGRVQLAKLYLTVPGMMGGSVSKAKDLEAAVRTSQPETARLIRAFIAGEAKQWGEMERELAGLKPGKESAMQDEVREATMQLALTFLKDGKDLAKAKSLYEGLIRDQPSKASGYYGLARVHAAQGQTEEAIRSLERAKTLSGAEDYPIDHRLGDAYLAKGDKVQAKAAYERFIANKRANPANVDDARKSLAKLG
- a CDS encoding sensor histidine kinase codes for the protein MLTFLLNLTYSNFTFRLPLRVFVTGLVVLLAFGLFEQWPRRLPKWLARWALQVLAVGLVVPVSVFLFYKLGTAAGAPEFWDEPQRLMGFMTMTFSGTLLAPWVALTALLRQREAKVEKQAIDFDLERSELARQALDARMRLLTAQAQPHFLFNTLANVQALVEAGSPRAPQLLQSLTDYLRAAVPRLDGSANTLGQELELVRAYLELMQMRMPDRLAFALHIGAGVHLLRCPPMSLLTLVENAVQHGIDPSEEGGRIDVYAELLDAGRCRLRVVDTGVGLQATGGGLGTGLAALRERLHWAYGGTASLELREVEPHGVQVTIEFSEPKP
- a CDS encoding LytR/AlgR family response regulator transcription factor; the encoded protein is MSLTAPTALIADDEPLLREILEARLAATWPELQIVAQARNGRQAIEMFEQHQPTICFLDVHMPGLSGVEVARHIGKRAHLVFVTAFDQYALEAFEHGVLDYLVKPVTAARLSETVARLKARLQQAQPAVHSEALLTQLAERLKLDKPETLRWVRASVGASLRMIPVDDIDYLKSDSKYTLVAYRDEGQVAEALIRMPLKDLLTQLDPHQFAQVHRSVVVNLRAIRRVTRGENETADIELKGRSERLPVSRSYLSLFKEM
- a CDS encoding methyl-accepting chemotaxis protein, which encodes MLKTIKSRLIAACIGIVFVAIALATTISYQTVKATVLQQIDEQLSEQGRTHADMISIWVRSQKNIVASLAPALQASDPGPALQQALSAGVLDLAYLGAADKRMVSVPDRKRAADYDPTARPWYKLAAGSDKPVLTSPYIAASTKKLVVTFAAPIREGGDLKGVAGSDVPLDEVVADLAKVKPTPSGFAFLIDKSGKVVAHPKAELALKPANEVAPGIEALMAGKAQADALPILRIGEQDFFLKFSPVGDTDWTLVTAAEQTEALKALSQLLRNASIGLILVVAAAAFLATLLVRALLARLVSVRNAMDQIGSGSGDLTQRLGTEGEDELTEISRAFNQFVGQIEDVMRDVRHTAESIAVASREIAVGGQDLSARTEQTASNLEQTASAMESLTETVHRSTESANAASGHASTSADIANRGGVAVGRVVTTMNDISNSSKRIADIIGTIDGIAFQTNILALNAAVEAARAGEQGRGFAVVASEVRSLAQRSAEAAKEIKGLIGTSVDRVEEGARQVAQAGSTMDEIVGSVASVTTIIADISAAAAEQSRGIDEINLAISQLDQMTQQNAALVEQSAAAAESLKDQAAHLSEVVSSFKIS
- a CDS encoding GGDEF domain-containing protein, coding for MELPSSDELARHLMALHEDSPAPTALFDQDDVLRYANPAFCQAFDTRPDGRTRWIDLMRANLAKGCGNVVSSNDQETWLAAAASRRGKQAFRSFEADLRDGRWIWMSETTHANGWMLCSACDITALKVDDRALRQERDKALRAAQSDPLTGISNRRHVMQQLEQQVAALNQSATSLALALLDLDHFKAINDSFGHDAGDAVIRDFSRLLQQSSRRGDGCGRIGGEEFMLVMGDVDEAQAHSILERLHASVSQSRPLADHPERGYTYSVGLALARPGESVAQLCKRADLALYEAKAEGRDRCCQSP
- a CDS encoding fumarate hydratase; the protein is MTTSSSTPIRYADLVESVAAALQYISYYHPADYIAHLARAYEREQSPAAKDAIAQILTNSKMCAEGRRPICQDTGIVNVFLKVGMNVRWEGFPGSLEDAVNEGVRQAYNNADNKLRASVLNDPIFERKNTKDNTPAVISVSIVPGNTVDVMVAAKGGGSENKSKFIMMNPGDNLVDWVLKTVPLMGAGWCPPGMLGIGVGGTAEKAMLLAKESLMEDIDMFDLLARGPQNKLEELRIELYEKVNALGIGAQGLGGLTTVLDIKIKTYPTHAASKPVAMIPNCAATRHGHFVLDGSGPAFMTPPSLDLWPDVQWAPDYNKSRRVDLNKLDKAEVASWKAGDTLLLNGKMLTGRDAAHKRIADMLAKGEPLPVDFANRVIYYVGPVDPVREEVVGPAGPTTATRMDGFTRMMLEKTGLIAMVGKAERGPVAIEAIKDNGSAYLMAVGGAAYLVSKAIKAAPVVGFADLGMEAIYEFDVVDMPVTVAVDASGTNAHSTGPAEWKERIASGKSVNIPIASA